aattattttgataaaatttaaattattgaatgtttttattaaaattaaatattaattaatttattaccaAAAAGTTAAAGTCCATAATCGCCTCTTTTCATTAAATTAAACTTTGATTAATTGCGTATAATTTTTTGTTATAGTTAGATTGAattaaagtttttttaaaaataaaattttaataaatacagAACATCATATTTTCCATTAAAACTTCTAAATCAATTGTTcaataatttttaaaacttgaaattcaaaaacataaaaataaaaaattataaaatattatatatatatatatatatatagcatgaaGTAAATATGGATTGCTTAAAACTTAACATTTTAGTTAGTATTTTGGTTAAAAAAATAATTCAACATTTTTTAGAAGGTTGTTGCTCAAATTTGACTCATTTTAAAAAGTTCAGaaccaaatttaactaaaaatcgaataaaaactaaattgagaaccaaatttaactaaaaccaaataaagactaaattgataaatgatGTACATGTTAAGTACGTTAGCCTTAATTTATtaagttgtttttaatatttattgaatttgactatttgaaatatatattgtGATATCTTCACCTGTTAAAACTAGTattctaaaatataaaaaaataccaATTAAAGTAATTAATAGGAAAATAAATGATGTCAAATATGATAATAAAAGATAATTAAATCTGATGTACTCTTACCTTGATATCAACTTGGGCGGGATATTCATTTTTCTAATCCAAAAACACCAGGAGAAAGACGTAAATATTTCAATGTAGACAATTTCACTAATTCTTCACTTATCTCATCAATGTTAGTGCTAATCAATGCAAGAATCTCAAGGCTTCTCATATTCGTCAGTGATGATGAAAAGTCTTCCACCTTGCAATCCTCACACCACAAAGTTTTAAGATTTGGTAAGGAATGGAATCCTTTCAGTGAAAAACGGACAAAACTGAGATATAGAACTTGGAGGGCTTTCATTTCTTCAAAAAATGTACTGGAAACCACTAGTGAATCACCCTTCCACTCCCTCTGAAGAAACAAAGTCTTGAGCTTTGAAAATTCTATTTTGTCAGGAAAATTTTTTATGTTACTACTACAATTCCATAAAGCGATTGCAGTATAACATTCAAAACTTTCAACCATATCAGGCCATTCTTTCAACTTATCTTTTACCATGAACCTATTTTCTCCGGTTGATGTTAGCCAATGAGCAAAATCTCGAACCACATCATGCATTCTTATCCTTTCTGCATCATCATTAGTTTCCAATAACAAGCCAGATTTTTAGAGTTTTTTTAGTGCTATACCAATTTCattccttttatcttcaatcgaGTTAGCATACGGGAACAATCCTACTCCAATTCCGCACATAATCAATAACTCAATAGAGATTTCAGCATCTTCAGGAAAAAGGGAACACAGTAAGAAACACATTTGGATGTCATTTCCCGTCATTTGGTTATTGCTTTTCTTCAAATAATCGTAGCTAAGCTTAAGAGGCTTGAGGACACCTCCGAGAACTTCTTCATTATCCACATGCCTTGAGTCCTTGAATCTCTGGTTTGCGGCTTTCCACCCATCTAAACTCTCACCTTTTAGAGCTTTTGCCACGGTAACAATTGCAAGAGGCAATCCCTTACATTCATCAGCAACCTCTTTCGCTACCTCATTCAAGATGGAACAGTCATCTTCTAAACCGGCTTGATCTCGAAATAAAACCCATGCTTCGTCTTTGGATAAGATGCCAAGTTGAATTTCCTTCTGACACTTCATTTTACTGCAGACTTGTTGTTGACGTGTAGTCAGAAGAATTTTACAACCCTTGTGTTCATCACCGAATGGAATTCCGATACTCTCCAATTTGAATTCTTCCCAGAGGTCGTCGACAATTACGAGGATTTTGTTCACGCCTTGCATACTCCTGAATAACTCTTCTGCTCGTCCTTCTTTGGTATTTGTTTGAAAGTTTAAACCAAACATCTCTGCAACTTTATCTTGAATTGTTCTGATGTTCGGATTTTGGGACATAGTAAACATCACAACTTTATCAAAGAGCTTTTGGTCTCGAGCATGCTTCCCAACTTCTTTGGCTAAAGTTGTCTTACCAACTCCTGGCATTCCGTACAGTCCGATCATGTTGTCAGCTTTTATAGCCTCCAAGATCTGGTtgaaagctgattttgaagatTCAGAGTCCATGAAATCCGTGGATGTGATGAACTCTATTCCTTGAAGAGAACCACGATAGCCCACCTGTGGAAAGTTAGAATCCTCTAAAAGTTTAGAGATAATAGGAGTCTTCTCTGCCAGTTTCTTACTTAAGCAATATCGCCAGCCCCATTTAGGACACCATTTGAAACACTTGACGCGATCTATTTCATCTTGCAAGTTCTGGGTTTCTTCCAGTTCTTGCTCAGCCCTTCTAAGCCAGTCCTGAACGTCCTCATAGATGACCTCATTTTGCCTTGTAGCCTCATCGACACGAATTTTCACCCTCTGTTTCCTCAATTTAAGTTCCTTTCGTCGATTCTTGAAATCTTGAACAATCTGTCCATAACAGAAAAAGTAACGGAGATAGGGTGATGCGTATTCCGTTGCCTGGTTTGTCACAATTTCGACAGCAGCAGAGGCAAGAGATTCGGCCATTTTTGTTGATAGTCTGATGAGGTTGAACAAAAACATTGGTTGTTAGTAAGAAGATTAAGATAAAGACAAATAAAAGATTATTATATTTCATTACAAAAAGATGATTATTGAAGAAGCTGTAAGTATTGTTCTAAACCAAAGATATTTCATTAGAAAAAGATGATTATGGAAGAAGGTAGAAATTATTCTTGAACTtacctctctctttctctctgagAATATCAGAAAGTAAATAGAGCTGTAAAAGATGAAGAGAGTTGATTTGGAGCACGTAATAGAAAATTGTGAAAAGTCCAATAAATATTGGCATTCAAcaaaaagatgaaaaaatataGCAATTCCTCAAAACTTACCTTCACTGAACTATCTTCTGCGCTGTTCCTTTTGCGAAGTGGAAATCAAGGTAAGAAGAAAGCCTGCCTTTCAGAAATAaaagaaagtttgattttctcCTTAATTGACAGACAGAATAGAAGAAAATGTGAAAACAAAGAGTGGAAATGATGAGAAACACagatttgagaaattgaaagcaaAAAAACACTTTGGATGAAGAAAGAAGAATGGGAAGTCGTTGGTTCAACTTTAAAATGTTTTTACTTCATCATTAGTTATTGACAAAAGAAATTATTATTCATTGTtttgtttattaaaataaaataataattatttttattaccatTAAAGTAAAATtccattttattaaattaaatattttatatttacattcaTAAAATATAAATTGGTTCATTCTTTATTGATGCCATAAATCTctaaaatataactattttatctttttagtaaaaatattatttattttaattacagtTAAATTGAAGTAAAATATATATCTGGCTGGTTTTTATTATTCAATATTATAATCTTTTATATATACTTTAATGTATAATTAAATCATTGATATAtgattttattcaaataaaatcatattattttatttattttcattgtgACCAATTgtgatatttttattaatttaaaatttaaaattgattattttattaaattaacaatagattaatgttatatatttatttatgtctGTACATAAATAAATTTGTATTTTTCAGTAAGTGTTAGATGTAGTACTCTTAAAAAGTAGAAATCAAAATCTTGAAGATAATATACATTGTACTCATAAAAATTTTACCTAAACGAATAATGGTGGTTAAGCCATGTGATAGAATAATTAATTATCTAAGATTGTTCACCACTTTCGCTAGTGGGAGACAGGCATCGTTATTCAATACTTATGCTCCtactttttattctttttatgaTGAATAAGGGACAGGCATTGTTGatgaataagaaaataaaataaggtaGGTATATATTTTGTTTACAATGGGAAGATAGAGGAAATGTTCATTTTCTTTGAATTCATACTGGAAAATGGAAATCAACTTTGAAACCAACAACATAATTTGTTTCACTTCGGATGAAAAAACAATTTTTTGttgtgaaaatttaaaattttaaaaattgagttaatttataatatttatagtaataatatttttaaaaatatatgtgtTTTGTGTAAGTTTGTATGGAATAAATGTATTGAAGTCTTtgtgaataatatataaaaaagcgATAATTTATTACGACATTACACTTACGATAATATCATATTGAATAAATCATAATGttgacctaaaaaaaaaaaaagtgaaaccaACAACACCTTAAAGCGGATGTCTTTTATCTTAcgctaattaaaaatattttaaataaaacctCCAAAAAAATAAGACTTCATTAAACTCTTATATATAAATTCTATTATTAGttattaaattacatattcaattacttttagtgtttaatttttatttaaaaataacattaattAGTGGAAGACGAAGACATCTGCTTTATTTGCATATTCAATAATTGTTGAAAGAAAACAGAATGATGGGGAGGAAGTTTTTCAAATTCAAAAGATAAGCATGAAGAAAAACTCAAcataacaaagaaaaagaaagcattGAAAAAGAGGTTtggctcattattttatttaaaaagaagTATGGTATTTATTTATAGGgccaaacataatttatcaattcaaatttTCATTACCTTTGCTATCTAAAATATCGGCTTAACTATACTTCTTTTTTCATCttagtagtttttttttttttgtcataagtgatacataaattatttttgtCTAAAGTTATCTTTAATTAAAAGTTGTTATCAGAATCGAAATTATAAATGTTTTTACGTCAATTAAACGATCAATCTTACTGTAATAATTAGAATTGTCACTCAAATAATGAATGTTTTTATCCATATCATTTTCAGCCGGATCTTAGTTTACATTAGTATTATCAACCTTTATTAGTCAAACAATCAGTTAAAACATTAAGcctacttaaaaaaaaaaaaaacttaccccATAAAATGGTATATGAACTTtgtcatttttcccattttgatacttaaaattttttaatcacAAGTATTACTTAAactatttttctccaaattggtGCTTAGACAAACCGTTaagtttattataaaaaaattaattaaaattgccaTGTAACAAAGAAgataaaagaatattttaaaatttcacaaaagaattaaaaataaaaaaaatggttcaACTAGTTTGTATTAATTTATGAATTAATCAATTTAACTCTTATTTTTAAATCGATTTTCTATCCAATCGAATGATCTAGTATAATTTTGAGAACACTAATTTTGATGAATGAAAGAACTTTTCAATTCTATCAAGTGAAGAAAATACATAGTGAATTTGAAATTTTTCTTAATGTGTCTCAGCATTACCTCAAATTTTGAACCACTAACGCTTTGGTTTAAATATCATATGTTGCAGATGTGATTATTATaagattttaatataataaattaatttaatagtttacatacaaatattaaaaataaaaattttaataaaatttttgaagTTGAATTCAGTGTATATAtaataattactttaattaaaataaaattaaaaatataaatacataaaataataaaatatgattcaaatataaatgtatataaccAACAATCAAATACGtactaatataattattatatctTAATTTTTCCATTCAaatatctttcttttcttttctttttttttttgtaaattcatCTAATGTTAAGCCATTGTTATCAAAtcaccatatattttatttaataaatttttataaataaaaatataattaaaatactcGTCTTTATATTACATCAATGTTAAATTTAACTTtaatatcaaaatataaataaatataataaaaatttaagtgtAATatcaatcaaaataaatatttaacctttctctttttaatttttctatatGCATATTTGCACATgaattatataaaatatgaatactataatattttacaataaaattttattaattaatttggtgtagtaattttgaaaatatataaattttaatttaattttaagttatttttatatttttattatatgcatCTAATTGAGTATTAAAAAGATTACGGTAttgatataaatattataaacttaagaTAGGTTGGGCGGGCTCGGCCTTAAATTTTCAAGTCTGAGCCCGACCTATTTTTTAAACAGACCTAATTTTTTGTCTAAACTCTCTCAAATTTCGGATAAACTTTTAAATCTGGACGAATAACCCGACCCATAAATAATTCTATTCATAATACAAGCTATAACAAAAAATTATGATTAgaggtgttttttttttgtttttcacttttcaagcattgaattaattaaacaataaaagtTTTGTTCACacaatttaactaataaatatatcatattttaataaataaacataacTAATTTATGCATTACGTGAGTAAAAAgataatttaaacattaaaacaaattaacataAGTTTTACActgatatatttttataattaaaaatacacTAAAAACTTTCAGAGcataaatttaaatatcttaACCAATAATAGATTACCCTGaactattttcataaaaaataatggatgacaaaattaaataaactttTTCCCTTGAATCAAGGTTGAGCAAAGTTTTTTTCCTCGAGActgaattaaataattttttgtttttatttaattataaaatatataaatattaatataaattaatatattttattattttattatttttaaaatagtgaTATGAGTTATTTGGATTTGACAGGCTCAGCTGAGCCCATACCTCTGgctagaatttttttaaaaaaaaatcaagttttaGCCTCTGGAGAATTTAACAATTGGGAACTGTGTACAGGTGTTTCAACTTGAAGGTGGGTTCCTTGTCTCAAGTCTGGAGAAACTACATTTGAAGGATATGCAAGAGTTGCAAGTAATTTGGAAAGCTCTTGATCAAATAGCAACCTTCCAAAATCTTACTCATCTTTAAGTAGTTGATTGCAAGAGACTAAGACATATCTTCACACCCATGTTTTCTCCAAATTTTCTGCAATTGAAAGACCTAAATTTGCGAGAATGTGATGAACTGGAACAAATCATTGCTAAGGATCAAACTTCTTTATTATCTTCAAATTGTCTTCGACCACAAATAAGCTTTCCTAACTTGACAAAAAATATGGATCATTAACCGCAAcaaattgaattgtatatttccTTTAAGTGCTTCTCTTTGTCTTCCAATAGTTCAAAGTTGAAGAATCGTTTGAATCAGAGCATGTATTCAGACATGAAGATGAAACAAACACTGTAACTGAAGAGGATATGGTGCTTCCAAAGTTGAAGATACTGGAACTCCTACAATTACCAAGCCTTGTCTACTTCAGCCCTTTGGGTTATCACTTTATTTTCCCACGGTTCAATGTCACTACAGTCATGGAAAACTGCCCCAACATTATCATGTGTTTCACTGTTGATGTAAATAACTTGATGCAGGCTCGAACATAGGTAAACACCCTAATATCTTTTCCTAATATGAGGATTTATGTTGCTGTTTTTTCTACCATTAAATAGAAAAGTTAGAACCTTTGCAATCGATGATCATTTTGAACTTCATATTAGTTTCTTGTTTCTTTTCGGTTCAAGAAAATGACAGAAATAAAGTATAAAAAGGTGTTGCAATGTGAGATTTGGGATGGTAATTGCAGACTCCaataaatttttaattgcttaCTGATATAATCAACTGGAATTTTGTTTAGTCTTCATGATGAAAAGAATAATGCTCGACTGTCTAAAACACAGGGAGGCCACTTCCTAAATTTGGAAGATGTAAAACTCAAGAATTGTAGAGTTGAAGAGGTGTTTCAGCTGAAGGGTCTTCCTCTTCCAACTACAAGCCAATAACTCAAATGTTATTGCTCAATTCCTTTTAATGCTTGATTTGAAGGGTCTTGAATTCCTTAGTAGTACCCCTGTTTCCATCAACTGAAATTGAAATATATTCTTGAACTAAGCCTTGAGCATATGGAGTTTAGGGTTTTCAAATGTCCCGTGTTATGCTTTTAGAAAAGCACAGATGCCCCTGTGGTGCACTAAGCCTTGAACATATGGAGTTTAaattataggggtattttaggatATGAAAGGTAAGATCATGGGAACATGGCAGGTGATTAGTGGTCATAGGGATACATTGTCATCTCGACCAATGTTCTGTGCATAATCTGTTGGTCAATCTCTTTGAACTTTGCTTAataaaattcatatgaatgagttgactaTCTAAACATATTGTTGGACTGCACTTTGTATGTTTAATTGCCACACACTTCATGCAAGAAAAGAGCACTCAACATTGTAAGTGAATTTGCTTGTAACTTCAAACTGAGttcaattttttttagaaaaaagcaCAATTTAGTTCAAATAAGTTATTATATGACATTTTTTTCTCTTAaagaataattaattttttaacacTCAAAACAATATTGAAAAGATTGgggaataaaataatttattattaagtttCCAAATGTGATTTTGTTGAAATATTGAAAGTTTGATTGTTAGTTTCAACCAGGCAATGGAGTAAGCTTCCATGGGAGACACAGGTCAATGCCTATGGAGTATTTAACAATTGGGAACTGTGAACAGATGTTTCAACTTGAAGGTGGGTTCCGTGTCTCAAGTCTAGAGAAACTACATTTGAAGGATATGCAAGAGTTGCAAGTAATTTGGAAAGCTCCTAAACAAATAGCAACCTTCCAAAATCTTACTCATCTCTAAGTAGTTGATTGCAAGAGACAGAGACATATCTTCACACCCATGTTTTCTCCAAATTTTCTGCAATTGAAAGAACTAAATTTGCGAGGATGTGATGAACTAGAACAAATCATTGCTAAGAATCGTCTGAATTAGAGCATGTGTTCAGACATGAAGATGAAACAAACACTGTAATTGAAGAGGATATGGTGCTTCTAAAGTTGAAGAGACTGGAACTCCTACAATTACCGAGCTTTGTTTGCTTCGGCCCTTTGGGTTATCACTTTATGTTCCCACGGTTCAATGTCACTACAGCCATGGAAAACTGCCCCAACATGACCATGTGTTTCACTGTTGATGTTAATAACTTGATGCATGCTCGAACACAGGTAAATGCCATAATATCTTTTCCTGATATGaggatttatgatttttttttctacAATTAAATAGAAAAGTTAGAACCTTTGCAATCAATCGATGATCATTTTCAACTTCATATTAGTTtcttatttcttttcatttcaagaaaatgacaaaaataGAGGATAAAATGGCTGTTACAATGTGAGATTTGGGATGGTAATTGCAGACTCCAATAAATTTGTAATTGCATACTGATATAATCAACTGGAATTTTGTTTTCATAGAAGTTGAGTCTTCATGATGAAAAGAATAATGCTCGACTGTCTAAAATACATGGAGACCACTTCCTAAATTTGGAAGATGAAAAACTCAACAATTGTGGAGTTGAAGAGGTATTTCAGCTGAAGGGCCTTCCTCTTCCAACTACAAGCCAAGAACTCAAATGTTATTGCTCAATTCCTTTTAATGTTTGATTTGAAGGGTCTTCAATTCCTTAGTAGTTGTACCTCTGTTTCCATCAACTGAAACTGAAATATATTCTTGAACTAAGCCTTGAGCATATGGAGTTTAGGGCTTTCAAATCTCCCATGTCATGCTTTTAGAAAAGCACAGATGCCCCTGTAGTGCACTAAGCCTTGAACATATAGAGTTTAGGGCTTTCTAGTCATTCTAATTAAACTATAGGAGTATTTTAGGATATGAAAGGTAAGATTATGGGAACATGGAAAGTGATTAGTGGTCATAGGGATACATTGTCATCTCGACCaatgttatgtgtataatttgTTGGTCGATCTCTTTGAACTTTGCTTAataaaattcatatgaatgagttgactaTCTAAACATATTGTTGGACTGCACTTTGTATGTTTAATTGCCACACGCTTCATGCAAGATGTAGCGCGTAAAAATTGGTttcgggtcgctaattgtggcgatgtAGTGAAAAAGTTTGAAACTGAAGTTCGATTTTGAaataaaagggagtcgccaccgatcctttttataggtgtgatcggacaccttataaatttatttttgaaatgaaaagaaatgaatTTAAGTccacgttaaaatccagagaaaaaatagggttcgagtcgattctgcgaggaaggtattagca
This sequence is a window from Gossypium arboreum isolate Shixiya-1 unplaced genomic scaffold, ASM2569848v2 Contig00400, whole genome shotgun sequence. Protein-coding genes within it:
- the LOC108452431 gene encoding probable disease resistance protein At4g27220 — translated: MAESLASAAVEIVTNQATEYASPYLRYFFCYGQIVQDFKNRRKELKLRKQRVKIRVDEATRQNEVIYEDVQDWLRRAEQELEETQNLQDEIDRVKCFKWCPKWGWRYCLSKKLAEKTPIISKLLEDSNFPQVGYRGSLQGIEFITSTDFMDSESSKSAFNQILEAIKADNMIGLYGMPGVGKTTLAKEVGKHARDQKLFDKVVMFTMSQNPNIRTIQDKVAEMFGLNFQTNTKEGRAEELFRSMQGVNKILVIVDDLWEEFKLESIGIPFGDEHKGCKILLTTRQQQVCSKMKCQKEIQLGILSKDEAWVLFRDQAGLEDDCSILNEVAKEVADECKGLPLAIVTVAKALKGESLDGWKAANQRFKDSRHVDNEEVLGGVLKPLKLSYDYLKKSNNQMTGNDIQMCFLLCSLFPEDAEISIELLIMCGIGVGLFPYANSIEDKRNEIGIALKKL